The region ATAATCTCGATACTGATAAACGACGATTTCGTGCTACCCCGGCCGCCTTTGAGCCAGTAATGCGTGTATCGTTCTTCCTTGAGCGCATGGTGAACCTCGTAAAAGCTCGGCGCGATCAAATCGGTCAACTCGATTTTGGTCACGAGCTATCCGATCCTTTCGGCACGTTGTCGATGATCTGCACCGCACCCTGGACGTCCACCTGCTGCCGATCCAGCCATATGCCGAAACGTTTGCCGAGCAACTCTAGCGCGCGGATCTTGTCGGCGAACCTGATTTCGCGCTCGATGCCAGTTCCATTTTCCGTCGGAATCGCCTTTACCTTCACGCTGGCGATCGCTGCGCGGTCATCGGCGCTTGTATCATAAAGCAATTCGGCGCTATCCATGTTGACAAGCTGCGTCGGGTCTAGGAAGGCGATCCGTGCGAGCTCACGGATGATGCGCTCCTGATTGACACCAGTACGCTTCGACAATTCTGCCATTCGCTCGTCTATATACGCGCGAACCTTAGCATTTTTTAACAATCGTGAAGCTTGTTCAGCAGCTGACCTCGGACTATATCCAGCACGAATGGCAGCTTGAGTAGCATTCAGATCAATCAAATACTCGTCCGCGAAACGTTTTTGTTTTTCATTTAATTTACTCATCTACCTCCCTCACTTTCTTCGAATCGCCCCGCGCACTCGCTTGTACGTGTCGCGTCGAACGCCCATAATGTCGAGCCAGTCGCGATGACTCAATCCTTTTCTTTTCTTCTTTGCCTTTAATTTTTTTATCTCATCGCCCGATAAATGGTCGCTTAATTTATACATCCTCATCACCCCATGCCATAAAATAAGTGCCTAGCTTTTGACTAGGCACTCAAGAAAAAGGAGGACTTCTATATATTAGTGGCATTTACACGACAAAAAAAAGCAAAAAAAATTAATCAACAAAATATTGATACGTATTATAATACGTGTTATAATATAATCAAGGAGGGAGGGAAATGAAGAGTTATTCTTCAAAGGAATTAATAAAAATCATACAACAAGATGGATGGTACATAGTAAGAACAAGTGGCAGTCATCATCAGTTTAAACATCCCAGTAAACCTGGACTAGTAACCATCCCTCATCCAAAGAAAAACTTACCGATCAAAACAGTAAAAAGCATACTCAAACAGGCGGGGCTATTATAAGCCCATCCTAAAGGAGGTTAACATATATGCATAAAAAAGACCGCTATATTTATCCAGCTATTTTCGATTATGGTAGCGATGGAATATCTGTTGAGTTTCCTGATCTTCTTGGCTGCTTTACTTGCGGAGATACAGAGGAAGAAGCTTTTAAAATGGCCAAAGAGGCGATGGCATTACACTTATACGGCTTGGAGCAGGAAAATGAAGAGATTCCTCAGCCTTCAAAAGTATCGGAAATTCAAACAGAAAACAATCAAGTAATCGTGTTCATCGAGGTATGGATGCCACCTTTCAGACATGAAATGGAAAACAAAGCCGTTAAAAAGACATTGACTATCCCGAAATGGCTTGATGATTTAGCCAGAGAACATAACGTAAACTATTCCCAAATCCTTCAGGAGGCATTAAAGAAGCATCTTGGCGCCACCGACCGATAATTAAATAAATTACTGTAGATGAGCAAAATCACTAACATAAATTTACATCAAAACAAAAAAGGAGACATGAACCCGATTCCTTGGTTAGAATAGATGTGCCTACAACTACCCCCAAGGAGGTTCATGTCTCATGAATAGATTCGCACATCATCAAGGAATTCACAAGTTTTTCACGGTGTTAGGATTGGCGCTTTATTTCTCAAAACCTGTCCTAAAGCATCTTGTTCATATCGTGGATGCAATGATGACAAAGGGCTTTTCGGGAACGTTGACCGATCTCCATCACGGGAGCTTTCACCCCAATCATCGAACGACACTCAGCCATTTTTTCACGAAAAGCCCTTGGGAGGAAGAAACGCTGCTTCGCAAACTCCAGCAGTGGATCCTTCGTCGCGTCGAACGAAGCGCGAAACGAGAGAATCAACCCATTTTTGTTTCGATCGATGACACGATTTGCCAAAAAACGAAGCCCTCGCCACGGGCAACAAACGCCATTCAAGGGTGTGATTGGCACGATTCTCACGCAGAGAAAAAGTCGATCTGGGGACATTCTCTCGTTTGGCTTATGGTTCATACTGCAACCCAGGCGTTTCCCTTTGCCTTCCGCCTTTATGATAAGACGGCTGGGAAAAGCAAGGGGGAACTCGCGATCGAGATGCTTTCTTCGTTGGATGTGAATCGTCCCGTTTATGTGCTGATGGATTCTTGGCATCCATCGAAAGCGCTCGTGGAAGCTTGTCTGAAAAAAGGATTCCATGTCATCGCGATGCTCAAAACGAATCGGATTCTCTATCCGAACGGTGTCGCCGTTCAAGCGAAGCAGTTGAGCCGCTCCATCGAACCAGACGACACTCGCCTCGTCACGGTGGGAGAAGAGCGCTATCGCGTCTATCGCTGCGAAGGAGCGCTCAACGGTCTCGATGATGCGGTGGTGCTGCTGGCTTGGAAAGCCGATCAGCCGTTGACACCCGAACATCTTCACTGCGTCTTGAGCACCGACCGAGAACTAAGCGAAGAAGACATCTTGCGCTGCTATGCCGAGCGTTGGTCGATCGAATGTTTCTTTCGTCAAGCGAAAGATCAGCTGAAACTCGATGGATACCGCGTTCGCGGGCGTCGGACGGTGAAACGGTATTGGATCTTGGTGCAGCTGACTTACGTGTACAGTATGTTCGAGTCCAACTGTGATTTTTCGGATGGGCTCGATCTTCTGCGCAAGAGAAAAGGACATAGCCTCGTGGAGTTCATTTACAGCGCAGCAAAACAAAATATTCCTATTGACGCCGTGAAAAAACAGCTCCACGTGGCATAAGGGGGTACCCTGTTTGTCTCTTTTTGTATGGTAATTATTGTTATGAAAAATGCTCAACTACAGTTATTATAAATTCCTAAAAGTGATAAACGAGAAACAAATATTTTGATTAACGAAGAGGCAGATCCACCCGTTCCCTCAAAACGCCGCTATGATCATTGACATGAACTTTCCAACCTCACCCACGACGCCGCAACTCGAGCCAACGATCAATCAAATGAAAACGGAGAAAAAGCTTGTTCAAAACGTAGTTTTCTTTCCCTGCTCCACGTTGTATAATCAAAAAAGAGGAGGTGAACAAGCATGGAGCGCGATACGGTTGTGAAAGAAGTGGTTGAGGCGCTGAAAATATTTTCCCGCGACATCCGCACCCAAATTGACGAAATGGGAAGCCAGCTGAGAGCGGAAATCCAAGACACCGCTAATCAGCTGAGAGCGGAGATGCAAGACACCGCCAACCAACTGAGAGCGGAAATGCAGCAATTTCGCGCCGAGGTGAACGAGCGGTTCGACCGACTCGAGCAAAAATTCGCTGGCTTGCGCGTGGAGCTGACAGAAACGCAAGAAACCGTCCATTTCCTCGCGTCCAAAACCATCCAGCATGAGAAAAAACTCCACCATCTTGCCAAGCAGCTTGAATTCATTCGCTAGTTTTCCTTCATCCGAAAGCCGCGTTTGACTGCGAGTCAAGCGCGGCTTTGATTTTTGCATCTCGGCTTCTTCGATCCCGGATCAAATCCCCCCCCTGCTCGGCCGCGCACGAAGGCGGAAGAGAAGCTAACGATTTATCCGTCATCATGAACACAATTGGTTTCCAATACGCAGCCAAAACTCTGTCCCCGGACAAAACGCCAAAAACAGAGAACGCGCGCCGATAAAGTATGATGGGGCTTTTGCGTGCATAATTACTGCTCCTTTTGACGCACAATATAAATACGAAAGAAGCCTTTTCATGAGTTGAGGGAGGAATTATCCATGTCGTTTCTTTGGAGCTTAATCGTCGGGGGCGTCATCGGTTGGCTGGCAGGTCTTCTGACAGGACGCGATATTCCTGGAGGGATCATTGGCAACATTATCGCCGGGTTTATCGGAGCCTGGCTTGGAACGGCGCTCTTTGGCAACTGGGGGCCGACCATCGGCGGATTTGACATCATCCCAGCCCTGATCGGTTCCGTCATTCTCATTTTGCTTGCAAGTTTTGTCATTCGCAGATTGCATAGGGCGGCGTGAACGACGCCCCTTTCGCGCTTTGTAGCCGAGATCGGTCTGGTCAGTTTCTTGAGGTACAACCAAAACCAATCGGCTTTATCCATAGGTTCCCCCCACTTACATGGATTGCATGGAAGTGGGGGTGTTTCCGACCAAAGTCACAGACGACACAACGGTAGCCGTACTTTTGCAGGCAAAGATTCCACGCCCTTGCATTTCGTTCATACCGATTCACGGCAAGCAGCTTTTTTGCCGCCTTCGCGCACATCGATCAGCGGGTATGGCCAGCGGCTCGGCATAAATTTTCATTGTCATCCCTTACAATGCCAAGGGCATGATTCGATCAAGCGAACAGCGTCACCGCTGTCCGCTTGACGAGAGCAACGCTTCTTTGACCAACTCCATCGCGTGTCCATCGTTCGGGTCATTCGTCCCCAACTCGCCGCGGAAGGCTTTCTGGAGAACGGATTGTTTTAATAAATCGAGCTTTTCCTCCACTGCCAAAACGAGTTGTTTTTCGTTCTCTAATTTTTCTAATAAGTTGTCGAGTTTCTCGGCGATGCGTTTTTGTTCGTTTAGGGGGGAGTGGGAAAGGCAGACTTTCAATGAGAGCACCACTTATATTTGGCTGTGCTCCACCATACGCCAATTTCGAAATTTCTGTCGAGGAACTAATCACAAAATAATTTCTATACACTACATATAAAATGTTATCATTAATCGTTTTAATATTTCCAACGCGTTGGTTTTGCATAGCGATTTCGTCCGAATTATATATACCTATTTTCCCAGTAGTAGCCCCAGACATTGCGATTAATAAGTCGCCTTTGCGCACCAAAAACTTTTCATTGTAGAGCTCCCTAGGAACCCTAACAGCGGTTTCGAGAGTTGTTTCCATACCATTTAAATCGGATATTCGAATTATTGGTATACCCTCATCAGAATAATCAGTGCTTTTAAATGCATATCCATTAAATAATTTGGCAACAACTCCAAATTTCACCCACACCCAATTCCCCGGCACTTCGTACGGCTGCTCGTCTTTGGGCACGAGCGCTTCTTCGAGCAGCTGTTCCATCGATTTTGGTTTGGCCTTGCTCATCGTTCTGACACCTCGAGTCGTTCGGCGACGTGGAGCATTTCAGTTTTGGCCGGTTCGTAGCGGGTCGGGTGTTCGGCCGCTTTCAGTTCGGCAATGACTTCATTGAGCAGCGAGATGGCGAGCTCTAATTTCTCCACCGCTTCTTCGGCCGAGTCGATCGGGTCGGGCAAGTTGTCGTACACGGACAGCGATTCGTCGGCGATGAGACCGATGTCGAGGCTGTCGCCTTTTTTGGCGATGTCGGCGCGGGTGAAGACGTTCCACCGTTCATCGTCGACTTGATGGCGGTCTTCGGCGGTGTAGGCTTTCATAAATCCGGCGAAATGGTCTTTCATCAGCGGATTGCGCTTGCCAAACGACGGCATGTTCGTGCGAAGATCGTACACCCACCCATACTTCTTTCGTGTTGCCCGTGTCTGTTTCCCCGCGGGTGAAGAACAAGACGTTCGTTTTCACCCCTTGGGCGTAGAAAATGCCGGTCGGCAAGCGCAAGATCGTATGGACGTTGCATTTGTCCATCAAGTCGCAGCGGATGTCGGCGCCGACGCCGCCTTCAAACAGCACGTTGTCGGGCACAACGACCGCGGCGCGCGCCTTGCCGTTTGGTCTGAGCGCCCGGTAAATGTGCTGGAGGAAGTTCAGCTGCTTGTTTGACGTCATAAACGTAAAGTCGGTCCGTGTCGCCCGTTCGCCGCCTTTTTTTGTGCCAAACGGCGGGTTTGTCAAAATGACGTCATACCCTTTCAGCTGTTCGCCAAGGGGAGAGAGCGTGTCGCCAAGCAAAATGTCGCCGTGCACATCATGCAAGAGGGCGTTCATGACCGCGAGGCGGTGCGTGTCGCGGACGAGCTCGGCCCCGGAGAACGCTTCATATTTCTGGAACCGAATTTCTTCTTCCGATAAATCAAAATAGTCGTCCGTTTTCGCCCGGACGTGGCGGCTGGCGGCGATCATAAAGCCGAACGTCCCCGCCGCCGGGTCGTGGCAGCGCTCGCCGGGCTTCGGGTCCACGAGTTCGACGATGACGTCAATAAGCACGCGGGGGGTGAAATATTGCCCCGCGCCTGATTTCAATTCGCTCGCGTTTTTCTCAAGCAGCCCTTCGTACAAGGCGCCGAGCCCTTCTTCTTTCGCGTTGTACCAGTCAAGCGCGTCGATGGTGCGGATGATTTTTTCCAAGTTTTTCGGCTCACGGATGTTGGACGTCGCGTCGGTTTGACACTCCACACGCCTAAAGGGCGTGGGATTCTTGGGTCGTTCGCGTCCTCATCCATTTCTGGTTCAGACAACGCCCAAGTTCAGGGGTGTGTCATCACCCCGTCCCATCGGGTTAAGATGTACCCCAATGGGCGGCGCACCTGTGACCCGTGCGCTAGGTTGGGCGGCGAAGCCCGAAATCGCTTTGGCGATGTTGATCGCGCCATTTAAGTCGGCGTGGATGGTGTATCCGCATTTTTTACACGTAAAGTGGATGCCATTGCGATTTTCCTTTTCCCGATGTCCACATTTACACGTTTGGCTCGTATAAGTCGGATTCACCCACTCGACCCGAATGCCCGACATTTCGGTTTTGTAGGCAATCATCGTTTGCAGTTGATGGAACGCCCATGAATGAAGACTTCGTCCCGCTTCTTTGGCCGAAGCGGCTCGTTTCCGAATCCCCGCCAAATCTTCCATCCGAATCACGCCAACACCGTTGGCAAGGGCAAAACGGACGATTTGATGGCTGATTTTATGGTTCATATCCTTCATCCAGCGGGACTCTTTATCGCCGATTTTGCGAATCATATGAAGCTTCTTCGCTTGGCCCAACGTTCGCCGCAAAGCCGCGTATCGCCGGCGTATGAAGGCGCATGGATTCCCTTTGAAGAATAAAGATTTGGTTCCGACACTAGCAACAGCGATATATCTTAGCCCTAGATCAATTCCCATTACTTTTGTTTCTTTCCGTCGTTTGACTTCAAACGTGATGGGAATGGCTACGTACCATTTCTTTTTCTTTTTATAGAGTACAGCTGTTCCTTGTTTTGCCGTTCCGTTCATGATTCGATCAAGCCATGTTTGTTGATAGGGACGCACGACAACGGGTACGCCTATTTTTTTCTCCAATGTTGGAAAAGCAACCGTGTAGAAATCTCCTTTCTTTTCTATTTTTAAGTTTTGATTATGAAAGCAACACCACCGTTTTTGAAACGTCTTTGCCTTCTGATTTTTCTT is a window of Geobacillus kaustophilus DNA encoding:
- a CDS encoding type II toxin-antitoxin system HicA family toxin; protein product: MKSYSSKELIKIIQQDGWYIVRTSGSHHQFKHPSKPGLVTIPHPKKNLPIKTVKSILKQAGLL
- a CDS encoding restriction endonuclease subunit S; this encodes MSKAKPKSMEQLLEEALVPKDEQPYEVPGNWVWVKFGVVAKLFNGYAFKSTDYSDEGIPIIRISDLNGMETTLETAVRVPRELYNEKFLVRKGDLLIAMSGATTGKIGIYNSDEIAMQNQRVGNIKTINDNILYVVYRNYFVISSSTEISKLAYGGAQPNISGALIESLPFPLPPKRTKTHRRETRQLIRKIRERKTTRFGSGGKARFIKTIRSPESLPRRVGDE
- a CDS encoding GlsB/YeaQ/YmgE family stress response membrane protein; the protein is MSFLWSLIVGGVIGWLAGLLTGRDIPGGIIGNIIAGFIGAWLGTALFGNWGPTIGGFDIIPALIGSVILILLASFVIRRLHRAA
- a CDS encoding IS701 family transposase, whose amino-acid sequence is MNRFAHHQGIHKFFTVLGLALYFSKPVLKHLVHIVDAMMTKGFSGTLTDLHHGSFHPNHRTTLSHFFTKSPWEEETLLRKLQQWILRRVERSAKRENQPIFVSIDDTICQKTKPSPRATNAIQGCDWHDSHAEKKSIWGHSLVWLMVHTATQAFPFAFRLYDKTAGKSKGELAIEMLSSLDVNRPVYVLMDSWHPSKALVEACLKKGFHVIAMLKTNRILYPNGVAVQAKQLSRSIEPDDTRLVTVGEERYRVYRCEGALNGLDDAVVLLAWKADQPLTPEHLHCVLSTDRELSEEDILRCYAERWSIECFFRQAKDQLKLDGYRVRGRRTVKRYWILVQLTYVYSMFESNCDFSDGLDLLRKRKGHSLVEFIYSAAKQNIPIDAVKKQLHVA
- a CDS encoding terminase small subunit; its protein translation is MSKLNEKQKRFADEYLIDLNATQAAIRAGYSPRSAAEQASRLLKNAKVRAYIDERMAELSKRTGVNQERIIRELARIAFLDPTQLVNMDSAELLYDTSADDRAAIASVKVKAIPTENGTGIEREIRFADKIRALELLGKRFGIWLDRQQVDVQGAVQIIDNVPKGSDSS
- a CDS encoding type II toxin-antitoxin system HicB family antitoxin; the protein is MHKKDRYIYPAIFDYGSDGISVEFPDLLGCFTCGDTEEEAFKMAKEAMALHLYGLEQENEEIPQPSKVSEIQTENNQVIVFIEVWMPPFRHEMENKAVKKTLTIPKWLDDLAREHNVNYSQILQEALKKHLGATDR